From Hippea alviniae EP5-r, the proteins below share one genomic window:
- a CDS encoding glycosyltransferase family 4 protein: MKHIVFVLDAFGFFGGPERRAYRIAKGLKKRGNKITIISIMKADESSIKQAEIDGINAISLTEEHNKALKSFRIDVFLKLRKLLKSLKPDTVITFEFLADYTTKMALLGIDTPVITFIGSTVWKWERKWHRRVFMEYFVKKSKSYIANSEKVKKNIIRVLPNAKEKIDVIYNPINIEQFRPLSLTEKAKIREKFNLKDCFIVGSVVRFYNPKGADVLIEAFAKSKIDAKLVLVGDGKLKDKLIQMTEELNIKDRAIFLGAIEATKEIYSLFDVCVIPSQKGGFDNVVIESMACGIPTIATKETGIGEIAISGEHLLITDIDSDSISKAIRELWKNKELREKLTLNGRKFVEENLSLERIVEKIEKSIYG; the protein is encoded by the coding sequence ATGAAGCATATAGTTTTTGTTTTAGATGCCTTTGGTTTTTTTGGCGGACCAGAAAGAAGGGCATATAGAATAGCAAAAGGATTAAAAAAGCGCGGCAACAAAATAACAATTATCTCAATTATGAAAGCAGACGAATCATCTATAAAACAGGCAGAAATCGACGGAATCAATGCCATAAGCTTAACAGAAGAGCACAATAAAGCACTCAAATCATTCAGAATTGATGTCTTCTTAAAGCTAAGAAAACTACTCAAGAGTTTAAAACCTGACACCGTGATAACATTTGAGTTCTTAGCTGACTATACAACAAAGATGGCTCTGCTTGGCATAGATACACCAGTTATAACTTTTATTGGAAGCACAGTCTGGAAATGGGAGAGAAAGTGGCACAGGCGAGTATTTATGGAGTATTTTGTAAAGAAGAGCAAGTCTTATATTGCAAACTCCGAAAAGGTCAAAAAAAACATAATCAGGGTTTTGCCAAACGCAAAGGAGAAAATAGATGTAATTTATAATCCCATTAATATAGAGCAGTTTAGACCTTTAAGTTTAACAGAAAAAGCTAAAATAAGGGAAAAATTTAATCTCAAAGACTGTTTTATTGTGGGTTCGGTTGTTAGGTTTTATAATCCAAAAGGCGCAGATGTTCTAATCGAAGCGTTTGCAAAAAGTAAGATAGATGCAAAGCTTGTTTTGGTCGGAGACGGAAAATTAAAGGATAAGCTTATTCAAATGACAGAAGAGCTAAATATAAAAGATAGAGCAATCTTTTTGGGTGCTATAGAAGCAACAAAAGAAATATATTCACTGTTCGATGTATGCGTTATACCATCTCAAAAAGGCGGGTTTGACAATGTTGTTATAGAATCAATGGCATGCGGAATACCAACCATAGCCACAAAGGAGACAGGAATAGGAGAGATAGCAATCTCAGGAGAACATCTCTTGATAACAGACATAGATTCGGATAGTATATCTAAAGCGATAAGAGAACTATGGAAAAACAAAGAACTTAGAGAAAAACTTACTTTGAATGGGAGAAAATTTGTCGAAGAAAATTTAAGTTTAGAGAGAATAGTTGAGAAGATAGAGAAAAGTATCTATGGATAA
- a CDS encoding glycosyltransferase family 2 protein, with the protein MDKNEGVSIIIPTFNRKNLLLQAVESAFNQTYKPYEVIVSDDGSSDGSGELVKKYFPETVYIYHENCGRCCARNIAIEKAKYPLIAFLDDDDIWDKKFLEICVNRIKKGDVIGVFTNYFKLYPSGKKVIGYKEGKTPQIVDLKWIVRGSFIDPSTVVIKKKIVERVGGFDESLEVTEDWDLWLKVMKIGKFAYIEKPLVYKRIDICNEEIPIKTRKHNCIVIENFYNSLSNTKKKEIEDVLKQTMSKVYMKYGAALIHSGNRKIAREYLKKSLEIDNKNFKTLSRYIITFLPTPIAKALNGGHLRKFRKFFKK; encoded by the coding sequence ATGGATAAGAACGAAGGCGTAAGCATAATAATACCAACATTCAATAGAAAGAATTTGCTATTACAAGCAGTAGAAAGTGCCTTTAATCAAACATACAAACCTTACGAAGTAATCGTATCGGATGATGGTTCATCAGATGGAAGCGGAGAGCTTGTAAAAAAGTATTTTCCTGAAACCGTGTATATTTACCACGAAAACTGTGGCAGATGTTGTGCAAGAAATATAGCAATTGAAAAAGCTAAATATCCATTAATAGCATTTTTGGATGATGATGATATATGGGACAAGAAGTTTTTGGAAATCTGCGTAAACAGAATAAAAAAGGGTGATGTAATAGGAGTATTTACAAACTACTTTAAACTCTATCCATCAGGCAAAAAGGTTATAGGTTATAAAGAAGGCAAAACCCCGCAAATTGTCGATTTAAAATGGATAGTAAGAGGAAGCTTTATAGACCCAAGTACGGTTGTCATAAAGAAAAAGATAGTTGAAAGAGTAGGTGGGTTTGATGAATCATTAGAAGTCACAGAAGATTGGGATTTGTGGTTAAAAGTAATGAAGATTGGAAAATTTGCATATATAGAAAAACCTTTAGTCTACAAAAGGATAGATATATGTAATGAGGAAATACCCATAAAAACAAGAAAACACAATTGCATAGTAATAGAAAATTTTTACAACTCTTTATCCAATACTAAAAAAAAAGAGATAGAGGATGTATTAAAACAAACTATGTCTAAGGTTTATATGAAATATGGAGCAGCTTTAATACATTCAGGAAACAGAAAAATAGCCAGAGAATACTTAAAAAAATCATTAGAAATAGACAACAAAAATTTTAAAACTCTATCAAGATATATTATAACATTCTTGCCAACTCCTATAGCAAAAGCGCTTAATGGGGGACACCTAAGAAAATTTAGAAAATTTTTTAAAAAATAG
- the queF gene encoding preQ(1) synthase, with protein MKYGEKAIEEAKLEVWENKHPENDYEVSIEFPEFTCKCPRSGYPDFATIKIKYVPDKYVIELKSLKLFLNKYRDRYISHEDATNEIFNALKETLKPKHLEVIGDFTPRGNVKTVIKIAF; from the coding sequence ATGAAGTATGGAGAAAAAGCAATAGAAGAAGCTAAACTTGAAGTATGGGAGAATAAACACCCAGAAAATGATTATGAAGTAAGCATAGAGTTTCCCGAGTTTACATGCAAATGTCCAAGAAGCGGATATCCCGATTTTGCCACTATAAAAATAAAATATGTGCCAGATAAGTATGTAATCGAACTAAAATCCCTAAAACTGTTTTTAAACAAATACAGAGATAGATATATATCACACGAAGATGCGACAAACGAGATTTTTAACGCATTAAAAGAGACACTAAAACCTAAGCATCTTGAAGTAATTGGCGACTTCACGCCACGCGGCAATGTGAAAACAGTAATAAAAATAGCATTCTAA
- a CDS encoding ABC transporter permease subunit, translating to MEAFIQYTINGIITGLIYSLVAIGFNIIYASTKIVNFAQGEFVMLGAMLEFYLLSIHIPIVISFLISILSVGILGYLIFSIFIKNTKSKNELTLIILTIGIAMTIRGTSMITFGKNAHPVRQFLPFESITVLGLSFSSQYLIIIFTTLILATLLFLFFSKTLQGKIAIAISENRVACEVFGIDSSKIQALSFFVSGVIGAIGGSIMAPILFAKYDMGLSIGLKGFAASVVGGFGNNIGALLGGLLIGVAESLSSGYISSSYRDIVAFSIMILTLFLMPQGLLGSKDVERV from the coding sequence ATAGAAGCCTTTATTCAATACACGATAAACGGCATAATAACAGGTCTTATATACTCACTGGTAGCTATAGGTTTTAACATTATATATGCAAGCACTAAGATAGTGAATTTTGCTCAGGGAGAGTTTGTGATGCTTGGAGCGATGCTTGAGTTTTATCTCTTAAGCATACATATACCAATCGTCATCTCTTTTCTCATATCAATACTCTCAGTCGGCATATTGGGTTATCTCATATTCTCTATTTTTATAAAGAACACAAAGTCAAAAAATGAGTTAACTCTTATCATTTTAACCATAGGAATAGCAATGACAATAAGAGGAACATCCATGATAACCTTCGGTAAGAATGCTCACCCAGTAAGGCAGTTCTTACCTTTTGAAAGCATAACAGTGCTGGGTTTGAGCTTCTCATCTCAATACCTAATAATCATCTTCACAACGCTTATTTTAGCCACACTTCTATTTCTGTTTTTCTCAAAAACACTCCAGGGAAAAATAGCAATAGCCATATCTGAAAATAGAGTTGCATGTGAAGTGTTTGGAATAGACTCATCAAAAATACAGGCACTCTCGTTTTTTGTAAGCGGCGTCATAGGTGCAATAGGTGGCTCTATAATGGCACCAATCCTATTTGCCAAATACGATATGGGTCTATCCATAGGACTTAAGGGATTTGCGGCAAGTGTTGTAGGCGGTTTTGGCAACAACATAGGAGCCTTACTCGGCGGATTACTAATAGGAGTTGCAGAATCCCTATCGAGTGGTTATATATCGTCATCATACAGAGATATTGTCGCTTTCTCCATCATGATTCTTACACTTTTCCTTATGCCACAAGGGCTGCTGGGCTCAAAAGATGTAGAAAGGGTATAG
- a CDS encoding polysaccharide deacetylase family protein: MKPLIVLYYHRILPFEGYDIDVNTFRWQLSFLKKHFDIADPEVLYDLKKGKKLKKSSVLLTFDDGFLDNFVYAYQILKEFSAKALIFIITSKVRSGGINKTTEDYTNNLFIPAKEENALKKSLYEGDLSEFLSWDELKLMKESGIFEIGSHSHNHVRIFSSDKKIGEFQTDSKVHWSYEFALGKKPKIKDPIYPMKSYLATRRFFEGKWEKEEDYLKRVEEDLKTSKELIKKHLGFDTPFLSWPWGEFSSESLEIAKKLGFEFCFTTQKKAFFKDDFCLIGRIHAPKSKKAFIRKLLSNKYYLTAKIYAAMHK, from the coding sequence TTGAAACCATTAATTGTTCTTTATTACCACAGGATACTGCCGTTTGAAGGCTATGATATAGATGTGAACACCTTCAGATGGCAGCTGTCTTTTTTAAAAAAGCATTTCGATATTGCAGACCCTGAAGTTTTATACGACTTAAAGAAAGGAAAAAAACTTAAAAAAAGCAGTGTATTGTTAACATTCGATGATGGTTTCTTGGACAATTTTGTTTATGCATACCAAATCTTAAAGGAATTTTCAGCAAAAGCCCTAATATTTATAATAACTTCAAAGGTTAGAAGTGGTGGAATAAATAAAACAACAGAAGACTATACAAATAATCTATTCATACCTGCTAAAGAAGAGAATGCTTTAAAAAAATCCTTATACGAAGGCGATTTATCGGAGTTTTTAAGCTGGGATGAATTAAAACTCATGAAAGAGAGTGGTATTTTTGAGATAGGCTCTCATTCGCACAATCATGTAAGGATATTCAGCTCTGACAAAAAAATAGGAGAATTTCAAACAGATTCAAAGGTTCATTGGAGTTATGAGTTCGCTTTGGGTAAAAAGCCCAAAATCAAAGACCCTATATACCCAATGAAAAGCTATCTTGCAACAAGAAGATTTTTTGAAGGCAAATGGGAAAAGGAAGAAGATTACCTAAAAAGGGTTGAAGAAGACTTAAAAACATCAAAAGAGTTAATCAAAAAACATCTCGGCTTTGACACACCATTCCTTAGCTGGCCGTGGGGTGAATTTAGCAGTGAATCCTTAGAAATAGCAAAAAAATTGGGCTTTGAATTCTGTTTTACGACCCAGAAAAAGGCCTTTTTTAAAGACGATTTCTGTCTAATAGGAAGAATACACGCACCAAAAAGTAAAAAAGCCTTTATAAGGAAACTTCTGTCAAACAAATATTACTTAACCGCAAAAATATACGCAGCTATGCACAAATGA
- the metF gene encoding methylenetetrahydrofolate reductase [NAD(P)H], with product MKISEILKHKKPTISFEFFPPKKIENEGILFKTVEILKDYNPDFVSITYGAGGSTREKTVEWTLKLKRNYNLNVMMHLTCISSTKDEIDKIIETLQNANIDNILALRGDIPENGKLNGEFKYAYQLVKYLKSKGDFSIGVAGYPEGHPEAESLKKDTEYLKSKIEAGGEFIITQLFFENRYFFDFVDRIRKAGITVPVIAGIMPILNLSQVERFTKMCAAGVPEGLIESMQNKSKEGMFKIGVEYATKQCEELLQNGVDGLHFYTLNKYNATKEILNNLKSKGLL from the coding sequence TTGAAAATTTCTGAGATTTTGAAGCACAAAAAACCGACAATATCGTTTGAATTTTTCCCGCCAAAAAAGATAGAAAACGAAGGTATTCTGTTTAAGACGGTTGAAATTTTAAAGGATTACAATCCAGACTTTGTCTCAATAACATACGGAGCTGGTGGTTCAACGAGAGAAAAAACGGTTGAATGGACACTGAAACTAAAGAGAAACTACAACTTGAATGTTATGATGCATTTAACCTGCATCTCGTCAACGAAGGATGAAATAGATAAAATTATCGAAACGCTGCAAAATGCCAATATCGATAATATACTGGCATTAAGAGGCGACATACCAGAAAATGGCAAGCTCAACGGCGAGTTCAAGTATGCCTATCAACTTGTTAAATATTTGAAGAGTAAAGGTGATTTCTCCATTGGTGTTGCAGGTTACCCTGAAGGTCATCCCGAAGCCGAATCATTAAAGAAAGACACAGAGTATTTGAAAAGCAAAATAGAAGCAGGTGGTGAATTCATAATAACACAGCTGTTTTTTGAAAACAGGTATTTCTTTGACTTTGTTGATAGGATTAGAAAAGCCGGTATTACCGTTCCTGTAATTGCAGGAATAATGCCTATTTTAAATCTCTCTCAAGTTGAAAGATTTACAAAGATGTGTGCAGCTGGTGTGCCTGAAGGATTAATTGAGTCTATGCAGAACAAAAGCAAAGAAGGTATGTTTAAAATTGGCGTTGAGTATGCGACAAAACAGTGCGAAGAGCTTTTGCAAAACGGTGTCGATGGTTTGCACTTTTACACACTCAACAAATACAACGCAACAAAAGAGATTCTAAATAACCTAAAAAGCAAAGGGCTTCTTTAA
- a CDS encoding valine--tRNA ligase, translating to MEETKYSPAFETKWYKFWEENGYFKPTEKEDKENFSIVIPPPNVTGALHIGHALNGTLQDIMVRYKRMKGYNVLWVPGTDHAGIATQNMVEKDLASKGIKKEDLGREKFVEKVWEWKEKYGNRIVEQIKRLGLSCDWSRLRFTMDEQLSKAVRKVFVQLYKEGLIYKDKYIINWCPRCHTALSDLEVEYREETGKLYYIEYPFEDGSGGVIVATTRPETMFGDTAVAVNPNDERYKNIIGKNVILPIKNKAIPVIADEYVDMEFGTGVVKITPAHDPNDFEVGRRHNLPIVVAIDDYGKMTEEALHYKGLDRFECRSKLVAELESKGFIKNAAEHKHAVGTCYRCHTTIEPYVSEQWFVRTKPLAEPAIKAVEEGKTRFIPKNWEKTYFEWMYNIKDWCISRQLWWGHRIPVYKCEECGKYTVSEEEPKVCEHCGSSNLVQEEDVLDTWFSSALWPMSTLGWPEETEDLKRFYPTSLLVTGFDIIFFWVARMMMMGLHFKKDVPFRDVYIHALVRDQYGQKMSKTKGNVIDPLEVVEKYGADSLRFTLAILAAQGRDIKLSEDKIEGYKRFMNKIWNAFRYIKLNTEGQEFKEKPKKLSPASIWIKSRLAKTIKKVEGSFKEYKFNEAASAIYQFLWHEFCDYYIEMSKVHLNDEFSYSIKYTLLEVFETTLRLLHPFTPFITEELWQKLPNKTGESIMIAPYPEFKESLISEEIESSMDIVLDTIRSIRNLRSENNIPPAKKIKVYIKTANEQVQSIIVNFKNYIYALAGVENLVITDKIEEECIVQSTIYGDIYLPVEGNIDIEKEIARLEKLLKKQEKSLSFLNNKLTNQAFLEKAPKELIEEKKAELEEITTVYKKTKARIEQLKGIKR from the coding sequence ATGGAAGAGACAAAGTATTCACCGGCTTTTGAGACAAAATGGTATAAATTTTGGGAAGAAAACGGCTATTTCAAACCAACAGAAAAAGAAGATAAAGAGAATTTTAGTATAGTTATACCGCCGCCAAATGTCACGGGTGCTCTTCATATAGGACACGCCCTAAATGGCACACTGCAGGACATTATGGTCAGATACAAGCGTATGAAGGGATACAATGTCCTATGGGTGCCAGGAACTGACCATGCAGGCATAGCAACCCAGAACATGGTCGAGAAGGATTTAGCATCTAAGGGTATAAAAAAGGAAGATTTGGGCAGAGAGAAGTTTGTTGAGAAGGTTTGGGAGTGGAAAGAGAAATACGGCAACAGAATAGTTGAACAGATAAAAAGATTGGGTTTGAGCTGCGACTGGTCAAGACTGCGTTTTACGATGGATGAACAGCTCTCAAAAGCTGTAAGAAAGGTGTTTGTTCAGCTTTACAAAGAAGGGCTGATTTACAAGGATAAATACATTATAAACTGGTGTCCAAGATGCCACACAGCCTTAAGCGATTTGGAAGTTGAATACAGGGAAGAGACAGGCAAACTTTACTATATCGAGTATCCGTTTGAAGATGGAAGTGGTGGTGTAATTGTCGCAACGACAAGACCAGAGACTATGTTTGGAGATACTGCAGTTGCCGTAAATCCAAACGACGAGAGATACAAAAACATAATAGGAAAGAATGTTATACTACCAATCAAGAATAAAGCCATTCCTGTAATAGCCGATGAGTATGTTGACATGGAATTTGGAACAGGCGTTGTAAAGATAACACCGGCACATGACCCAAACGACTTTGAAGTGGGAAGAAGGCATAATTTACCAATAGTCGTTGCAATCGACGATTACGGCAAAATGACAGAAGAAGCTCTGCATTACAAGGGCCTTGATAGATTCGAGTGCAGGTCAAAGCTTGTAGCAGAGCTTGAAAGCAAAGGATTCATAAAGAATGCGGCAGAACATAAACACGCCGTAGGCACATGTTATAGATGCCATACAACAATTGAGCCCTATGTGTCTGAGCAGTGGTTTGTAAGGACAAAACCGTTGGCAGAGCCTGCTATAAAAGCCGTTGAAGAAGGAAAAACCCGTTTTATACCCAAAAACTGGGAGAAAACATACTTTGAGTGGATGTATAATATAAAGGATTGGTGTATATCAAGGCAGCTCTGGTGGGGTCATAGAATACCCGTCTATAAATGCGAAGAGTGCGGCAAATACACGGTATCAGAAGAAGAGCCAAAGGTTTGTGAGCATTGCGGAAGCTCAAATCTCGTTCAAGAAGAAGATGTTCTAGATACATGGTTCTCGTCTGCCTTATGGCCTATGTCAACACTGGGTTGGCCTGAAGAAACAGAAGATCTAAAGAGATTTTACCCAACGAGTCTATTGGTTACTGGCTTTGATATTATCTTCTTCTGGGTTGCCCGTATGATGATGATGGGTTTGCACTTCAAAAAGGATGTGCCATTTAGAGATGTCTATATACATGCGCTCGTAAGAGACCAATATGGCCAAAAGATGAGTAAAACAAAGGGTAATGTTATAGATCCGTTGGAAGTTGTCGAAAAATACGGAGCAGACTCTCTAAGGTTTACACTTGCAATATTAGCCGCCCAGGGCAGGGATATAAAGCTATCCGAAGACAAAATCGAAGGATACAAGCGTTTCATGAACAAAATCTGGAACGCCTTTAGATACATAAAACTCAACACCGAAGGTCAGGAATTCAAAGAGAAACCAAAGAAACTCTCACCAGCTTCCATTTGGATTAAATCAAGACTCGCAAAAACAATCAAAAAGGTTGAAGGTAGCTTTAAAGAATACAAATTCAACGAAGCAGCAAGTGCCATATATCAATTCTTATGGCACGAGTTTTGCGACTATTACATAGAGATGAGCAAAGTCCATTTGAACGATGAGTTCTCATACTCTATAAAATACACATTGCTTGAAGTATTTGAGACAACTCTAAGGCTTTTGCACCCATTTACACCGTTCATAACCGAAGAACTTTGGCAGAAATTACCAAACAAAACGGGCGAATCGATAATGATTGCACCATATCCAGAGTTTAAGGAGTCTTTAATTTCTGAAGAGATAGAGTCATCAATGGATATAGTGCTTGATACGATAAGGTCTATAAGAAACCTAAGAAGCGAAAATAACATACCGCCTGCCAAAAAGATAAAGGTTTACATAAAAACAGCCAATGAACAGGTGCAATCAATTATCGTAAATTTCAAGAATTACATTTATGCCTTGGCTGGTGTTGAAAACCTGGTAATCACAGACAAAATAGAAGAAGAGTGCATTGTTCAATCAACAATCTATGGAGATATATACTTACCCGTGGAAGGCAACATAGATATAGAAAAAGAGATAGCAAGATTGGAAAAGCTGTTGAAAAAACAGGAGAAATCGCTATCATTTTTAAATAACAAGCTAACAAATCAGGCATTTTTAGAAAAAGCACCAAAAGAGCTAATTGAAGAGAAGAAAGCAGAGCTTGAAGAGATAACGACGGTTTATAAGAAAACAAAGGCCAGAATAGAACAGTTAAAAGGAATAAAAAGATGA
- a CDS encoding indolepyruvate oxidoreductase subunit beta — translation MNITSVLFVGVGGDGIITASNIVAQACMLAGFDVKKSEIHGMSQRGGSVSASVRFGDKVYSPTDKKGSVQFMFATEKVELLRWVEYLNPASKVIANDRIVPIIGQTIDENKIDEMIQSLTVEKLIKRKFSEDAKKLGNPRLTNTIMLGVLSKFLPIDEKYFFEAIDDVLPEKLRTVNATAFSYGVNLAKEYA, via the coding sequence ATGAACATAACAAGCGTTCTATTTGTCGGTGTAGGTGGAGATGGCATAATCACAGCTTCTAATATAGTTGCTCAGGCTTGTATGCTTGCCGGTTTTGATGTGAAAAAGAGCGAGATTCACGGCATGAGTCAAAGAGGTGGCTCAGTCTCGGCATCGGTAAGATTTGGAGATAAAGTGTATTCACCAACAGACAAAAAGGGCAGCGTTCAATTTATGTTTGCAACAGAAAAGGTTGAACTTCTTCGCTGGGTTGAATACCTAAATCCTGCATCAAAAGTAATAGCAAACGATAGAATCGTCCCAATTATAGGCCAAACAATAGATGAAAACAAGATTGATGAGATGATACAGAGCTTAACTGTGGAAAAATTAATAAAGAGAAAATTCTCAGAAGATGCAAAAAAGCTGGGTAATCCAAGATTGACAAATACAATTATGCTTGGCGTTTTATCTAAATTTTTGCCAATTGACGAGAAATACTTCTTTGAAGCCATAGATGATGTGTTGCCAGAAAAACTCAGAACAGTTAATGCCACTGCTTTTAGCTATGGTGTAAATCTTGCAAAAGAATACGCATAA
- the iorA gene encoding indolepyruvate ferredoxin oxidoreductase subunit alpha — MSFKLVKKIVSGNQAISIGAYKGNARFGSGYPGTPSSEILEHFKNYPTVTAQWAPNEKAGFEAALGASLAGVRSFATMKHVGLNVAADPLMTSSYTGVNAGFVVVVADDPGMHSSQNEQDSRRYAKFAKVPLIEPSDPFEAMGFMQYAFIVSEKFDTPVIFRSTTRVSHSLGMVQFDPRTLDNEQELELKKDFRKYVMIPSNAIQRHKVVINRLEELKKFSEETPLNKIESGSNNIGIITSSMAYNYVKEILPDAHIFKVGFSYPMPINKIREFVKQFDKVLVVEELEPFMEEELKIAGINIEGKKYFPVDGEFNLDIVEEGLHKAGILKDKTTKVFNAFELPKRPPALCPGCPHRPIFDILHSIRNIFITGDIGCYTLGALPPLAAMHTTVCMGASISMAVGIAKAQSKEKVVAVIGDSTFFHTGIQPLIDAHVNKANMTVIILDNRITAMTGGQPDPSTGFTLKGEDFQPIKIKELAKSLGIERVFEVDQYDYKTTKELIEREINHDGLSVIIPTRPCVLAPKKIKDKPLTVVADKCTGCKRCLRIACPAIDFKNKKAIIDEVLCTGCEVCKHVCPIEGAIVPKEEK; from the coding sequence GTGAGTTTTAAACTGGTAAAAAAGATAGTTAGTGGAAATCAGGCAATCTCAATAGGTGCATATAAAGGTAATGCCCGTTTCGGAAGCGGTTATCCTGGAACACCATCAAGCGAAATACTTGAGCATTTCAAAAACTATCCAACCGTTACGGCTCAATGGGCTCCAAATGAAAAGGCGGGATTTGAAGCGGCTTTGGGCGCTTCTTTGGCTGGTGTAAGAAGCTTTGCAACGATGAAACACGTGGGTTTAAATGTCGCTGCAGACCCGCTTATGACATCGTCTTACACAGGCGTGAATGCCGGGTTTGTTGTTGTTGTGGCCGATGACCCAGGCATGCACTCATCACAAAACGAGCAGGATTCAAGAAGATATGCAAAATTCGCCAAAGTTCCATTGATAGAGCCATCAGACCCGTTCGAAGCGATGGGTTTTATGCAGTATGCTTTTATCGTTAGCGAAAAGTTTGATACACCGGTAATCTTCAGAAGCACAACACGAGTATCACACTCACTCGGCATGGTTCAGTTTGACCCAAGAACATTGGACAACGAGCAAGAGTTAGAACTAAAAAAGGATTTTAGAAAATATGTAATGATACCGTCAAATGCCATACAAAGGCACAAGGTTGTAATAAACAGACTTGAAGAGTTAAAAAAGTTCTCAGAAGAGACGCCACTAAACAAAATAGAAAGCGGCTCAAACAACATAGGCATAATAACCTCCAGTATGGCTTACAATTATGTAAAAGAGATACTGCCAGATGCTCACATCTTCAAGGTTGGCTTTAGCTATCCTATGCCCATAAACAAGATAAGAGAGTTTGTAAAACAGTTCGATAAGGTTTTAGTCGTTGAAGAGTTAGAGCCGTTTATGGAAGAAGAGCTAAAAATAGCAGGCATAAACATAGAAGGAAAAAAATATTTTCCTGTTGATGGTGAGTTTAATCTTGATATAGTCGAAGAAGGCCTGCACAAGGCCGGCATACTCAAAGACAAAACGACAAAGGTGTTCAATGCGTTTGAACTGCCAAAAAGACCACCTGCTTTGTGTCCTGGATGCCCACACAGACCAATATTTGACATACTGCACTCGATAAGAAACATATTCATAACAGGCGATATAGGATGCTATACGCTTGGAGCCTTACCACCATTAGCCGCCATGCATACAACCGTCTGTATGGGTGCAAGCATATCAATGGCTGTTGGTATAGCAAAAGCTCAAAGCAAAGAGAAGGTCGTTGCGGTAATAGGAGATTCAACATTCTTCCATACAGGCATTCAACCACTCATAGATGCGCATGTAAACAAAGCAAATATGACGGTTATCATACTCGACAATAGAATAACAGCTATGACAGGTGGTCAGCCAGACCCATCGACAGGATTTACATTGAAAGGTGAAGATTTCCAGCCAATAAAGATAAAAGAGTTGGCAAAATCCCTTGGCATAGAAAGGGTGTTCGAAGTTGACCAGTATGATTACAAGACGACAAAAGAACTCATTGAAAGAGAGATAAACCACGATGGCTTGAGTGTAATTATACCAACAAGGCCGTGTGTTTTAGCTCCCAAAAAGATAAAAGATAAGCCGCTTACGGTTGTTGCAGACAAATGCACGGGCTGCAAAAGATGTCTGCGCATAGCATGTCCTGCCATAGATTTTAAAAACAAGAAGGCGATAATAGATGAAGTGTTGTGTACAGGTTGTGAAGTGTGCAAACATGTATGTCCTATAGAAGGTGCTATCGTGCCTAAGGAGGAGAAATGA
- a CDS encoding macro domain-containing protein: MKILKELKIDEKISKIILGDITEEETEAIVNAANSHLKHGGGVAGAIVRKGGRIIQEESDKIGYVPTGSAAITTAGKLKAKYVIHAVGPVWGEGDEDNKLKNAVLSALKIAEEKGIKSISLPAISSGIFGFPKERAAHIIFTTAIEFLKNAKNLQEIHFCNIDELTSNLFKQEAERWEANQ, encoded by the coding sequence ATGAAAATTTTAAAAGAACTAAAAATAGACGAGAAAATTTCAAAAATTATCCTTGGCGATATTACAGAAGAAGAGACAGAAGCTATAGTTAATGCTGCAAATTCTCATCTAAAACATGGTGGTGGTGTTGCTGGTGCCATTGTAAGAAAAGGCGGCAGAATAATACAGGAAGAGAGCGATAAGATAGGTTATGTTCCAACTGGCTCTGCAGCTATAACAACAGCAGGCAAACTAAAGGCAAAGTATGTGATTCACGCTGTCGGTCCTGTTTGGGGCGAAGGCGATGAAGACAACAAGCTAAAAAACGCCGTTTTAAGTGCTTTGAAAATAGCAGAAGAGAAAGGTATAAAGAGTATCTCTCTACCTGCTATAAGCTCTGGTATTTTTGGTTTTCCAAAAGAGAGAGCAGCACATATAATCTTCACAACAGCCATTGAATTTTTAAAGAACGCAAAAAACTTGCAAGAGATACATTTTTGCAACATAGATGAGCTAACGAGTAATCTATTTAAACAAGAAGCGGAACGATGGGAGGCTAACCAATAG